One segment of Alnus glutinosa chromosome 2, dhAlnGlut1.1, whole genome shotgun sequence DNA contains the following:
- the LOC133859172 gene encoding glucan endo-1,3-beta-D-glucosidase 1-like has protein sequence MLKKLKRKVRTLLKKRRKPSPPPPPPPLETPIMPEPPPPQIQPLRPFLFPQIQSTVLPDPSLFFSPALLSTPLPTNSFFQNFTLKNGDQPEYIHPYLIKSSLSSLSLSYPSRFFTSAFIYQVFNPDLTIYASENSHPDAQKTHIISSSSDLSVTLDFPSSNLRFFLVRGSPFLTCSVSDSTAISISTIHAILSFSSNTALTKYTVKLNNDQTWLIYTSSPISLSQSLSLITSNGFSGIIRIAALPDSDPRHEAILDRFSSCYPVSGDAVFTKPFFLEYKWEKKGWGDLLMLAHPFHLRLLDSDDSKVTVLEDFKYKSIDGELVGVVGDSWGLKPAPVPVNWHSIRGIKEESYVEIISALSADVEALNSTKVTTNSSYFYGKLIARAARLALIAEEVDFFEVIPKIRKFLKDTIEPWLDGTFSGNGFMYDAKWGGIVTKQGALDSGADFGFGLYNDHHYHLGYFLYAISVLAKIDPVWGRKYRPQAYSLMADFMNLGRRSNSNYTRLRCFDLYKLHSWAGGLTEFADGRNQESTSEAVNGYYSAALMGLAYGDTHLVAIGSMLAALEIQAAQTWWHVREKDNMYEEVFTRENKVVGVLWANKRDSGLWFAPPEWRECRLGIQALPISPITEVLFSDVVFVRDLVKWTFPALQREGVGEGWKGFVYALEGIYDKEGALEKTRNLNGFDDGNSLTNLLWWIHSRGDEEVEVFEGGRKHGWFVHYCH, from the coding sequence ATGTTGAAAAAACTCAAGCGAAAAGTCAGAACCTTACTCAAAAAACGTCGCAAACCTTCACCTCCACCACCCCCACCGCCACTTGAAACCCCAATCATGCCagaaccaccaccaccacaaatCCAACCTCTCAGACCATTCCTCTTCCCCCAAATCCAGTCCACAGTCCTCCCTGATCCCTCCCTTTTCTTCTCCCCTGCACTCCTCTCCACCCCACTCCCCACAAACTCTTTCTTCCAAAACTTCACCCTAAAAAATGGTGACCAGCCTGAGTACATCCACCCCTACCTCATTAAATCCTCCCTCtcctctctttccctctcctaCCCATCTCGCTTCTTCACCTCAGCTTTCATCTACCAGGTTTTCAACCCTGACCTCACCATCTACGCCTCAGAAAACTCCCACCCAGATGCTCAAAAAACGCACATTATCTCCTCCTCCAGTGATCTCAGTGTCACCCTGGACTTTCCATCTTCCAACCTGAGGTTCTTCCTCGTCCGGGGAAGCCCATTTCTGACTTGTTCCGTCTCCGACAGCACTGCCATTTCGATATCAACCATCCACGCCATTCTCTCATTTTCATCAAACACTGCTCTCACCAAGTACACCGTCAAGCTCAACAACGACCAGACATGGCTCATATACACGTCCTCACCGATCAGTCTCTCACAAAGCCTATCTTTGATCACTTCGAATGGGTTTTCGGGCATAATTCGGATTGCAGCGTTGCCGGACTCTGATCCAAGACATGAGGCAATCCTCGACCGGTTCAGTTCTTGTTACCCGGTTTCCGGTGATGCTGTATTCACTAAGCCATTTTTCTTGGAATACAAATGGGAGAAGAAAGGGTGGGGGGATTTGCTCATGTTAGCTCACCCTTTTCATCTTCGGCTACTAGACAGTGATGATTCTAAAGTTACCGTCTTGGAGGATTTTAAGTATAAGAGTATTGATGGTGAGCTTGTTGGTGTTGTCGGAGATTCGTGGGGATTGAAACCAGCCCCAGTGCCTGTAAATTGGCATTCAATTAGAGGTATAAAAGAAGAATCATATGTTGAGATTATCTCTGCGCTTTCTGCGGATGTTGAGGCTTTGAATTCGACGAAGGTAACAACCAATTCGTCTTATTTTTATGGGAAATTGATTGCAAGAGCGGCAAGGTTGGCATTGATAGCAGAGGAGGTGGATTTTTTTGAGGTGATTCCTAAGATAAGGAAGTTCCTGAAAGACACAATTGAGCCATGGTTGGATGGAACCTTTAGTGGGAATGGTTTTATGTATGATGCTAAGTGGGGTGGAATTGTCACTAAGCAAGGGGCATTGGATTCTGGGGCTGATTTTGGTTTTGGTCTTTATAATGATCACCATTATCATTTGGGTTACTTTCTTTATGCGATTTCAGTGCTTGCCAAGATTGACCCGGTGTGGGGGAGAAAGTATAGGCCTCAAGCTTATTCACTTATGGCCGATTTTATGAACTTGGGTAGGAgatcaaattcaaattataCGCGTCTGAGGTGCTTTGACTTGTATAAATTGCATTCTTGGGCTGGAGGGCTAACAGAATTTGCTGATGGGCGGAATCAAGAGAGCACAAGCGAGGCAGTGAATGGTTATTATTCAGCAGCTTTGATGGGGTTGGCCTATGGAGACACACATCTTGTTGCCATTGGATCAATGCTTGCAGCATTGGAAATTCAGGCTGCTCAAACATGGTGGCATGTGAGGGAGAAAGATAATATGTATGAGGAAGTTTTCACTAGAGAGAACAAGGTGGTGGGTGTATTGTGGGCTAACAAGAGGGACAGTGGACTATGGTTTGCTCCACCCGAATGGAGAGAGTGTAGGCTTGGAATTCAGGCGCTTCCCATATCGCCAATCACTGAGGTCTTGTTCTCTGATGTTGTTTTCGTGAGGGACCTTGTGAAGTGGACCTTTCCTGCTTTGCAAAGAGAGGGAGTTGGAGAAGGATGGAAGGGATTTGTCTATGCCTTGGAAGGGATTTATGACAAAGAAGGTGCTTTGGAGAAGACCAGGAACTTGAATGGTTTTGATGATGGGAACTCTCTCACTAATCTCTTATGGTGGATTCACAGCAGAGGTGATGAAGAGGTAGAGGTATTCGAGGGAGGAAGAAAGCACGGCTGGTTTGTTCATTATTGTCACTGA
- the LOC133859173 gene encoding glucan endo-1,3-beta-D-glucosidase ARB_01444-like has translation MLKKLERKVTTLFSKKSKRRKPPTPPPSLPPPDSPEIPIMSDSPPPQIQPFGPFLFPRTQSTILPDPSLFFSPALLSTPPPTNSFFQNFTLKNGDQPEYIHPYLIKSSLSSLSLSYPSRFFNSAFIYQVFNPDLTISASVNTHPNAQKSHIISSSSDLSVTLDFPSSNLRFFLVRGSPFLTCFVSGGTAISISTIHAILSFSSNAALTKYIVKLNNDQTWLIYTSSPISFSQSLSLISSTGFSGIIRIAVLPDSDPRHEAILDRFSSCYPVSGNAVFTKPFCLEYKWEKKGWGDLLILAHPLHLRLLDGDDSKVTVLEDFKYKSIDGELVGVVGDSWGLKPAPVPVNWHSIRGIKEESYAEIISALSADVDALNSTIATNSSYFYGKLIARAARLALIAEEVDFFEVIPKIRKFLKDTIEPWLDGTFSWNGFMYDDKWGGIVTKKGTLDSELDFGFGVYNDHHYHLGYFLYAISVLAKIDPAWGRKYRPQAYSLMADFMNLGRRSNTNYTRLRCFDLYKLHSWAGGLTEFADGRNQESTSEAVNAYYSAALMGMAYGDAHLVTIGSILAALEIQAAQTWWHVREKDNMYDEVFARENKVVGVLWANKRDSGLWFAPPEWRECRLGIQVIPISPITEVLFSDVVFVRDLVKWTLPALQREGVGEGWKGFVYALEGIYDKEGALEKIRTLNGFDDGNSLTNLLWWIHSRGDEEVEGCGGGGKHGWFVHYCH, from the coding sequence ATGTTGAAAAAACTCGAGCGAAAAGTGACAACCTTATTCTCCAAAAAGAGTAAACGTCGCAAACCTCCAACACCCCCACCATCTCTACCGCCACCTGATTCACCTGAAATCCCAATCATGTCAGATTCACCACCACCACAAATCCAACCTTTCGGACCATTCCTCTTCCCCCGAACCCAGTCCACAATCCTCCCTGACCCCTCCCTCTTCTTCTCCCCTGCACTCCTCTCCACCCCACCCCCCACAAACTCTTTCTTCCAAAACTTCACCTTAAAAAATGGTGACCAGCCTGAGTACATCCACCCCTACCTCATAAAATCCTCcctctcctctctttctctctcctatCCATCTCGCTTCTTCAACTCAGCTTTCATCTACCAGGTTTTCAACCCTGACCTCACCATCTCCGCCTCAGTAAACACCCACCCAAATGCTCAAAAATCGCACATTATCTCCTCCTCCAGTGATCTCAGTGTCACTCTGGACTTCCCCTCTTCCAACCTGAGGTTCTTCCTCGTTCGGGGAAGCCCGTTTCTGACTTGTTTCGTCTCCGGCGGCACCGCCATTTCGATATCAACCATCCATGCCATTCTCTCATTTTCATCAAACGCTGCTCTCACAAAGTACATCGTCAAGCTCAACAATGACCAGACATGGCTCATATACACGTCCTCGCCGATCAGTTTCTCACAAAGCCTCTCTTTGATCTCTTCTACTGGGTTTTCGGGCATAATTCGGATTGCAGTGTTGCCAGACTCTGATCCAAGACACGAGGCGATCCTCGACCGGTTCAGTTCTTGTTACCCGGTTTCCGGTAATGCTGTATTCACTAAGCCATTTTGCTTGGAATACAAATGGGAGAAGAAAGGGTGGGGGGATTTGCTCATATTAGCTCACCCTCTTCATCTTCGGCTACTAGACGGTGATGATTCTAAAGTTACTGTCTTGGAGGATTTTAAGTATAAGAGTATTGATGGTGAGCTTGTTGGTGTGGTTGGAGATTCGTGGGGATTGAAACCAGCCCCAGTGCCTGTAAATTGGCATTCAATTAGAGGTATAAAAGAAGAATCATATGCTGAGATTATCTCTGCGCTTTCTGCGGATGTTGATGCTTTGAATTCGACAATAGCAACCAATTCGTCTTATTTTTATGGGAAATTGATAGCAAGAGCGGCAAGGTTGGCATTGATAGCAGAGGAGGTGGATTTTTTTGAGGTGATTCCTAAGATAAGGAAGTTTCTGAAGGATACAATTGAGCCATGGTTGGATGGAACTTTCAGCTGGAATGGTTTTATGTATGATGATAAGTGGGGTGGAATTGTCACTAAGAAAGGGACATTGGATTCTGAGCttgattttggttttggtgtttATAATGATCACCATTATCATTTGGGTTACTTTCTTTATGCAATTTCAGTGCTTGCGAAGATTGACCCGGCGTGGGGGAGAAAGTATAGGCCTCAAGCTTATTCCCTTATGGCGGATTTTATGAACTTGGGCAGGAGATCAAATACGAATTATACACGTCTGAGGTGCTTTGACTTGTATAAATTGCACTCTTGGGCTGGAGGGCTAACAGAATTTGCTGATGGGCGGAATCAAGAGAGCACAAGCGAGGCGGTGAATGCTTATTATTCAGCAGCTTTGATGGGAATGGCCTATGGAGACGCACATCTTGTTACCATTGGATCAATTCTTGCAGCATTGGAAATTCAGGCTGCGCAAACATGGTggcatgtgagagagaaagataatATGTATGATGAGGTTTTCGCTAGAGAGAACAAGGTGGTGGGTGTATTGTGGGCTAACAAGAGGGATAGTGGACTATGGTTTGCTCCACCTGAATGGAGAGAGTGTAGGCTTGGAATTCAGGTGATTCCCATATCGCCAATCACTGAGGTCTTGTTCTCTGATGTTGTTTTCGTGAGGGACCTTGTGAAGTGGACCTTACCTGCTTTGCAAAGAGAGGGAGTTGGAGAAGGATGGAAGGGATTTGTCTATGCCCTGGAAGGGATTTATGACAAAGAAGGTGCTTTGGAGAAGATCAGGACCTTGAATGGTTTTGATGATGGGAACTCTCTCACTAATCTCTTATGGTGGATTCACAGCAGAGGTGATGAAGAGGTAGAGGGATGTGGGGGAGGAGGAAAGCACGGTTGGTTTGTTCACTATTGTCACTGA